The Falco peregrinus isolate bFalPer1 chromosome 1, bFalPer1.pri, whole genome shotgun sequence genome has a window encoding:
- the MARCHF8 gene encoding E3 ubiquitin-protein ligase MARCHF8 isoform X3 gives MNMPLHQISVIPAPDVTSSRVTRSKTKEKEEQNEKALGHSVSRSSNISKAGSPTSISAPHSFSRTSVTPSNQDICSSSAVFSECCHHSPVQSAVVLKNPHCQSPLTQGVTVTVICQDTLHAAKKNSRGQDRGQALRSSKNVKPTRTLKFSKSLNDVDQKAQSTSECFDYVERTRSEGKLTPTQEQCVRINKFHLKERKPLHLRPLSFSNSKHSYIPSLSNYSSASGGAEDHKAVHIPLLEDKVDHDTSRSKKLLRYLFSFSHTSSTSSLHKFHELESYSSHFQAEKSSSMLVESTDFCSDDMGDDDVFEDSTSVKLKSKEQRAPLCSVEKDSDLDCPSPLSEKFPPLSPVSTSGDTCRICHCEGDDESPLITPCHCTGSLHFVHQACLQQWIKSSDTRCCELCKYEFIMETKLKPLRKWEKLQMTASERRKIMCSVTFHIIAITCVVWSLYVLIDRTAEEIKQGQTTGILEWPFWTKLVVVAIGFTGGLLFMYVQCKVYVQLWKRLKAYNRVIYVQNCPETSKKNIFEKPALMEPNFESKEMLGVHHSDTNSSHYTEPEDYAGEILHV, from the exons GCTGGAAGTCCAACCTCTATCTCTGCCCCTCACAGCTTCTCTCGGACTTCTGTTACGCCATCCAACCAGGACATCTGCAG TTCCAGTGCAGTGTTTTCTGAGTGTTGTCATCACAGTCCAGTGCAGTCTGCTGTTGTCTTGAAAAATCCTCACTGCCAGAGCCCTCTGACACAAGGGGTCACAGTGACAGTAATCTGTCAGGACACGTTacatgcagcaaagaaaaactcCCGTGGGCAGGATCGGGGCCAGGCACTCAGGTCTTCTAAGAATGTAAAGCCCACCCGCACCCTGAAATTCTCCAAGTCCCTCAATGACGTGGACCAGAAGGCACAGAGCACCAGTGAGTGCTTTGACTATGTGGAGCGAACGCGCTCAGAAGGCAAATTGACCCCGACTCAAGAGCAGTGTGTAAGGATTAACAAATTTCATCTCAAAGAGAGGAAACCGCTGCACCTCAGACCTCTTTCTTTTAGCAATTCTAAGCACTCCTATATCCCTTCCCTTTCCAACTACTCGAGTGCGTCAGGAGGAGCAGAGGACCATAAAGCCGTACATATTCCCTTGCTGGAGGACAAAGTGGACCATGACACCTCAAGGAGCAAAAAACTGTTGCgttaccttttttccttctcccacacttccagcaccagcagcctgcaTAAGTTCCACGAACTGGAGAGCTATTCCAGTCACTTCCAAGCTGAGAAATCCTCCAGCATGCTGGTGGAAAGCACAGACTTCTGCTCTGATGATATGGGAGATGATGACGTCTTTGAGGACAGCACCTCAGTGAAATTGAAATCAAAAGAGCAGCGGGCGCCGCTCTGCTCAGTTGAGAAGGACAGTGACCTTGACTGCCCCTCCCCTCTGTCAGAAAAAttcccccctctctcccctgTGTCCACATCGGGGGATACATGCAG GATATGTCACTGTGAAGGAGACGATGAGAGCCCTTTGATTACCCCCTGTCACTGCACGGGAAGTCTTCATTTTGTGCACCaagcctgcctgcagcaatGGATCAAGAGCTCGGATACGAGATGCTGTGAACTGTGCAAGTATGAGTTCATCATGGAGACGAAACTGAAGCCTTTGAGAAAG TGGGAGAAGCTGCAGATGACAGCCAGTGAGAGGAGGAAGATCATGTGCTCTGTAACATTCCATATCATCGCCATCACCTGTGTTGTGTGGTCTCTCTATGTCCTGATAGACAGGACCGCTGAAGAGATTAAACAGGGACAGACTACTG ggATTCTAGAGTGGCCATTTTGGACTAAGCTGGTGGTTGTGGCTATTGGTTTCACTGGAGGACTTCTGTTCATGTACGTACAATGCAAAGTGTACGTACAGCTGTGGAAAAGACTTAAAGCTTATAACCGAGTAATATATGTCCAAAACTGTCCAGAAACTagcaaaaagaatatttttgaaaaaccTGCACTAATGGAGCCAAACTTTgaaagtaaagaaatgcttGGGGTTCACCATTCAGACACAAACTCTTCACATTACACAGAGCCAGAAGACTATGCTGGAGAAATCCTTCACGTCTGA
- the MARCHF8 gene encoding E3 ubiquitin-protein ligase MARCHF8 isoform X4, translating into MNMPLHQISVIPAPDVTSSRVTRSKTKEKEEQAGSPTSISAPHSFSRTSVTPSNQDICSSSAVFSECCHHSPVQSAVVLKNPHCQSPLTQGVTVTVICQDTLHAAKKNSRGQDRGQALRSSKNVKPTRTLKFSKSLNDVDQKAQSTSECFDYVERTRSEGKLTPTQEQCVRINKFHLKERKPLHLRPLSFSNSKHSYIPSLSNYSSASGGAEDHKAVHIPLLEDKVDHDTSRSKKLLRYLFSFSHTSSTSSLHKFHELESYSSHFQAEKSSSMLVESTDFCSDDMGDDDVFEDSTSVKLKSKEQRAPLCSVEKDSDLDCPSPLSEKFPPLSPVSTSGDTCRICHCEGDDESPLITPCHCTGSLHFVHQACLQQWIKSSDTRCCELCKYEFIMETKLKPLRKWEKLQMTASERRKIMCSVTFHIIAITCVVWSLYVLIDRTAEEIKQGQTTGILEWPFWTKLVVVAIGFTGGLLFMYVQCKVYVQLWKRLKAYNRVIYVQNCPETSKKNIFEKPALMEPNFESKEMLGVHHSDTNSSHYTEPEDYAGEILHV; encoded by the exons GCTGGAAGTCCAACCTCTATCTCTGCCCCTCACAGCTTCTCTCGGACTTCTGTTACGCCATCCAACCAGGACATCTGCAG TTCCAGTGCAGTGTTTTCTGAGTGTTGTCATCACAGTCCAGTGCAGTCTGCTGTTGTCTTGAAAAATCCTCACTGCCAGAGCCCTCTGACACAAGGGGTCACAGTGACAGTAATCTGTCAGGACACGTTacatgcagcaaagaaaaactcCCGTGGGCAGGATCGGGGCCAGGCACTCAGGTCTTCTAAGAATGTAAAGCCCACCCGCACCCTGAAATTCTCCAAGTCCCTCAATGACGTGGACCAGAAGGCACAGAGCACCAGTGAGTGCTTTGACTATGTGGAGCGAACGCGCTCAGAAGGCAAATTGACCCCGACTCAAGAGCAGTGTGTAAGGATTAACAAATTTCATCTCAAAGAGAGGAAACCGCTGCACCTCAGACCTCTTTCTTTTAGCAATTCTAAGCACTCCTATATCCCTTCCCTTTCCAACTACTCGAGTGCGTCAGGAGGAGCAGAGGACCATAAAGCCGTACATATTCCCTTGCTGGAGGACAAAGTGGACCATGACACCTCAAGGAGCAAAAAACTGTTGCgttaccttttttccttctcccacacttccagcaccagcagcctgcaTAAGTTCCACGAACTGGAGAGCTATTCCAGTCACTTCCAAGCTGAGAAATCCTCCAGCATGCTGGTGGAAAGCACAGACTTCTGCTCTGATGATATGGGAGATGATGACGTCTTTGAGGACAGCACCTCAGTGAAATTGAAATCAAAAGAGCAGCGGGCGCCGCTCTGCTCAGTTGAGAAGGACAGTGACCTTGACTGCCCCTCCCCTCTGTCAGAAAAAttcccccctctctcccctgTGTCCACATCGGGGGATACATGCAG GATATGTCACTGTGAAGGAGACGATGAGAGCCCTTTGATTACCCCCTGTCACTGCACGGGAAGTCTTCATTTTGTGCACCaagcctgcctgcagcaatGGATCAAGAGCTCGGATACGAGATGCTGTGAACTGTGCAAGTATGAGTTCATCATGGAGACGAAACTGAAGCCTTTGAGAAAG TGGGAGAAGCTGCAGATGACAGCCAGTGAGAGGAGGAAGATCATGTGCTCTGTAACATTCCATATCATCGCCATCACCTGTGTTGTGTGGTCTCTCTATGTCCTGATAGACAGGACCGCTGAAGAGATTAAACAGGGACAGACTACTG ggATTCTAGAGTGGCCATTTTGGACTAAGCTGGTGGTTGTGGCTATTGGTTTCACTGGAGGACTTCTGTTCATGTACGTACAATGCAAAGTGTACGTACAGCTGTGGAAAAGACTTAAAGCTTATAACCGAGTAATATATGTCCAAAACTGTCCAGAAACTagcaaaaagaatatttttgaaaaaccTGCACTAATGGAGCCAAACTTTgaaagtaaagaaatgcttGGGGTTCACCATTCAGACACAAACTCTTCACATTACACAGAGCCAGAAGACTATGCTGGAGAAATCCTTCACGTCTGA